From Pseudomonas sp. B21-028, one genomic window encodes:
- the leuD gene encoding 3-isopropylmalate dehydratase small subunit, whose protein sequence is MKAFTQHTGLVAPLDRANVDTDQIIPKQFLKSIKRTGFGPNLFDEWRYLDVGQPYQDNSKRPLNKDFVLNAERYQGASVLLARENFGCGSSREHAPWALEEYGFRSIIAPSYADIFFNNSFKNGLLPIILSDAEVDELFQQVEANPGYQLQIDLAAQTVTRPDGKVLGFEIDAFRKHCLLNGLDDIGLTLQDGEAIAAFEAKHRASQPWLFREV, encoded by the coding sequence ATGAAAGCTTTTACCCAGCACACTGGTCTTGTCGCGCCTCTGGATCGTGCCAACGTCGACACCGACCAGATCATCCCCAAGCAGTTCTTGAAATCCATCAAGCGCACCGGCTTCGGTCCGAACCTGTTCGACGAATGGCGCTACCTGGATGTGGGCCAGCCCTACCAGGACAACTCGAAGCGGCCGCTGAACAAGGACTTCGTGCTCAACGCCGAGCGCTACCAGGGCGCCAGCGTGCTGCTGGCCCGGGAGAACTTCGGTTGCGGTTCGAGCCGCGAACACGCGCCATGGGCGCTTGAAGAGTACGGCTTCCGCAGCATCATCGCGCCGAGCTACGCCGATATCTTCTTCAACAACAGTTTCAAGAACGGTTTGCTGCCGATCATCCTCAGCGACGCTGAAGTGGACGAGCTGTTCCAGCAGGTCGAGGCCAACCCGGGTTATCAGCTGCAGATCGACCTTGCAGCCCAGACCGTGACCCGTCCCGACGGCAAGGTGCTGGGGTTCGAGATCGATGCGTTTCGCAAGCATTGCCTGCTCAACGGCCTGGACGACATCGGCCTGACCCTGCAGGACGGCGAGGCGATTGCCGCGTTCGAAGCCAAGCATCGGGCGAGCCAGCCCTGGTTGTTTCGCGAGGTTTGA
- the leuC gene encoding 3-isopropylmalate dehydratase large subunit — MAGKTLYDKLWDSHLVKQRDDGSALIYIDRHIIHEVTSPQAFEGLRLAGRKPWRIDANIATPDHNVPTTPERKGGIDAIVDQVSRLQVQTLDDNCDEYGIVEFKMNDVRQGIVHVIGPEQGATLPGMTVVCGDSHTSTHGAFGALAHGIGTSEVEHVLATQCLVAKKMKNMLVRVEGKLPFGVTAKDIVLAVIGKIGTAGGNGHAIEFAGSAIRDLSVEGRMTICNMSIEAGARVGLVAADEKTVEYVKGRPFAPKGAEWDLAVEAWKDLVSDADAKFDTVVELDATQIKPQVSWGTSPEMVLAVDQNVPDPAKEMDLVKRDSIVRALKYMGLKANQAITDIQLDRVFIGSCTNSRIEDLRAAAVIAKGRKVASTIKQAIVVPGSGLVKAQAEAEGLDKVFLEAGFEWREPGCSMCLAMNPDRLESGEHCASTSNRNFEGRQGAGGRTHLVSPAMAAAAAVNGRFVDVRELI, encoded by the coding sequence ATGGCCGGCAAAACGCTCTACGACAAGCTCTGGGATTCGCATTTGGTCAAGCAGCGCGACGATGGCTCGGCGCTGATCTATATCGACCGTCACATCATCCACGAAGTGACCTCGCCGCAAGCCTTCGAAGGGCTGCGCCTGGCCGGGCGCAAGCCATGGCGGATCGATGCCAACATCGCGACCCCGGACCACAACGTGCCGACCACCCCGGAGCGCAAGGGCGGTATCGACGCCATTGTCGACCAGGTTTCGCGTTTGCAGGTCCAGACCCTCGATGACAACTGTGACGAATACGGCATCGTTGAATTCAAGATGAACGACGTGCGCCAGGGCATCGTCCATGTCATCGGCCCGGAGCAGGGCGCGACCTTGCCCGGCATGACCGTGGTCTGCGGCGACTCCCACACCTCCACCCACGGTGCCTTTGGTGCCCTGGCCCACGGCATCGGCACCTCCGAGGTCGAGCATGTGCTCGCCACCCAGTGCCTGGTGGCCAAGAAAATGAAGAACATGCTGGTGCGCGTCGAGGGCAAGCTGCCGTTCGGCGTGACGGCCAAGGACATCGTCCTGGCCGTGATCGGCAAGATCGGCACCGCTGGCGGTAACGGCCATGCCATCGAGTTCGCCGGCAGCGCGATCCGCGACCTGTCCGTCGAAGGCCGCATGACCATCTGCAACATGTCCATCGAGGCCGGTGCCCGCGTGGGCCTGGTGGCCGCCGATGAAAAGACCGTCGAATACGTCAAGGGTCGCCCATTCGCCCCGAAAGGCGCCGAGTGGGACCTGGCGGTCGAGGCCTGGAAAGACCTGGTGTCCGACGCCGATGCCAAGTTCGACACGGTGGTCGAGCTCGATGCGACCCAGATCAAGCCGCAGGTCAGCTGGGGTACGTCCCCTGAGATGGTCCTGGCGGTGGATCAGAACGTACCGGATCCGGCCAAGGAGATGGATCTGGTCAAGCGCGACTCCATCGTCCGCGCCCTGAAATACATGGGCTTGAAGGCGAACCAGGCGATCACCGACATTCAGCTCGACCGCGTGTTCATCGGTTCCTGCACCAACTCGCGGATCGAAGACCTGCGCGCCGCGGCGGTGATCGCCAAGGGCCGCAAGGTCGCGTCGACTATCAAGCAGGCCATCGTGGTGCCGGGCTCCGGCCTGGTGAAGGCCCAGGCCGAAGCGGAAGGGCTGGACAAGGTGTTCCTCGAGGCCGGTTTCGAGTGGCGCGAGCCAGGGTGCTCGATGTGCCTGGCGATGAACCCGGATCGCCTGGAGTCGGGCGAGCATTGCGCTTCCACTTCCAACCGTAACTTCGAAGGCCGTCAGGGCGCCGGTGGCCGTACCCACCTGGTCAGCCCGGCCATGGCCGCGGCGGCTGCCGTCAACGGCCGTTTCGTCGACGTTCGTGAATTGATCTGA
- a CDS encoding LysR family transcriptional regulator, whose protein sequence is MDLANLNAFIAIAETGSFSGAGEHLHLTQPAISKRIAGLEQQLNVRLFDRLGRETGLTEAGRALLPRAYQILNVLDDTRRALTNLTGEVTGRLTLATSHHIGLHRLPPLLREFTRRYPQVALDIQFLDSEVAYEEILHGRAELAVITLAPEPHALMRATPVWDDPLDFVVAPEHSLLDNPAVSLADIALHPAVFPGGNTFTHHIVRRLFEAQGLTPNIAMSTNYLETIKMMVSIGLAWSVLPRTMLDDQVARIPLPGIQLSRQLGYILHTERTLSNAARAFMSLLDAQIDLPGTKA, encoded by the coding sequence ATGGACCTCGCCAACCTCAACGCCTTTATCGCCATTGCCGAGACGGGCAGTTTCTCCGGCGCCGGTGAACACCTGCACCTGACCCAGCCGGCCATCAGCAAGCGTATCGCCGGGCTGGAACAGCAGCTCAACGTCCGCCTGTTCGACCGGCTGGGCCGCGAAACCGGCCTGACCGAGGCCGGTCGGGCCCTGCTGCCCCGGGCCTATCAGATCCTCAATGTGCTGGACGACACCCGTCGCGCCCTGACCAACCTGACCGGCGAAGTCACCGGACGGCTGACGCTCGCCACCAGCCATCACATCGGCCTGCACCGCCTGCCGCCTTTGTTGAGGGAGTTCACCCGACGTTACCCACAGGTAGCGCTGGATATTCAGTTTCTGGATTCGGAAGTGGCCTACGAGGAAATTCTCCACGGCCGGGCGGAACTGGCGGTCATCACCCTTGCCCCCGAACCGCACGCGTTGATGCGCGCCACACCGGTCTGGGACGACCCCCTGGATTTCGTCGTGGCACCGGAACATTCGCTGCTGGACAACCCCGCGGTCAGCCTCGCGGACATCGCCCTGCACCCCGCGGTTTTCCCGGGGGGCAACACTTTTACCCATCATATCGTCCGGCGTCTGTTCGAGGCCCAGGGTCTGACACCGAACATCGCCATGAGCACGAATTATCTGGAAACCATCAAGATGATGGTCTCCATCGGCCTGGCCTGGAGCGTCCTGCCGCGCACCATGCTCGACGATCAGGTGGCGCGCATTCCTTTGCCGGGCATACAACTCAGTCGCCAGCTAGGCTATATCTTGCACACTGAACGGACGCTGTCGAATGCTGCGCGCGCTTTCATGTCCTTACTGGACGCACAAATCGATCTGCCAGGGACAAAGGCATAG